Sequence from the Helianthus annuus cultivar XRQ/B chromosome 13, HanXRQr2.0-SUNRISE, whole genome shotgun sequence genome:
CCATTTCATTCATGTGCCCCTGGAAGTAGGATAATCATGACAACTCGTAAGGAGGAACTACTCAAAAACCTACATTTTGGTCATCTAGACTCCCTTAAGAGTTTGTCACATGAAGATGCTCTATCTTTATTTGCTCTACATGCTTTAGGCGTAGAGAACTTCAATTCACACACAACACTTAAACCACATGGCGAAGGCATTGTGAAAAAGTGTGCTGGTTTGCCTTTGGCTTTGAAGGCAATTGGAAGGCTATTGGGGACGAGAACAAATGTAGAAGACTGGGAAGACGTGTTGAACAGTGAGATATGGAATTTGGAAAATAGTGATAAGATTGTTCCAGCTCTCAGGCTTAGCTACCACGATCTTTCTGCAGATTTGAAGCAGTTGTTTGCGTACTGCTCCTTGTTCCCAAAGGACTATTTGTTTGACAAGGAAGAGTTGGTATTATTGTGGATGGCGGAAGGGTTTTTAAGCCCATCAAATGCAACCAAGTCACCGGAACGCTTGGGCCAGGaatattttgaaatattgttATCAAGGTCATTTTTCCAACATGCACCTAATGATGAATCACTGTTTATCATGCATGATCTGATGAATGACTTGGCCATGCTTGTTGCCGAAGAATTTTTTTTAAGGTTTGACAACCATATGAAGATAGGCACTGATGATTTGGCAAAGTATCGCCATATGTCATTTTCTCGCGAGAAGTATGTAGGTTACCATAAGTTTGAGGCTTTCAAAGGTGCCAAAAGCTTGAGAACACTTTTAGCGGTATCTATTGATGTGGATCAAATTTGGGGCAACTTTTTCTTATCTAGTAAGATTCTGGTTGACTTACTTCCTAGCTTAACATTGTTAAGGGTTCTTTCTTTGAGTCGTTTTCGAATAACTGAGGTACCAGAGTTCATCGGTGGTTTGAAGCACTTGCGGTATCTTAATTTATCTAGAACTAGAATCAAAGCGTTACCGGAGAACATTGGCAATCTTTATAATTTACAGACATTGATTGTTTTTGGTTGCAAAAGTTTGACTAAGTTGCCTGAAAGCTTCTCGAAGCTTAAAAAGTTGCTACATTTTGATACAAGGGATACTCCGCTTTTGGAGAAGCTGCCATTGGGGATTGGTGAGTTGGGAAGCCTTCAGACTCTCACCAGGATCATCATTGAAGGAGATGATGGCTTTGCAATAAATGAGCTCAAGGGATTAACAAATCTCCATGGGAAAGTTTCCCTTGAGGGATTGCACAAAGTGCAAAGCGCTAAGCATGCACGGGAGGCGAATTTATCTCTAAAAAAAATTACTGGATTAAAGCTGCAATGGGTTGATGTGTTTGATGGCTCACGAATGGATACACATGAAGAGGAAGTTCTCAATGAGCTGAAACCTAATAGTCATACGTTGAAAACGCTTTCAGTCGTGTCATACGGGGGAACACAAATTTCAAATTGGGTTGGTGATTGCTCTTTTCATGAGTTGGTTAATGTGTCAATACGTGGTTGTAAAAGATGCACATCTCTACCCCCATTTGGGTTGCTCCCTTCACTTAAGAGGTTGCAGATTCAAGGCATGGATGAGGTTAAAATCATAGGTTTGGAGTTAACCGGAAATGATGTTAATGCCTTCCGCTCACTTGAAGTTCTAATATTTCAAGATATGTCTGTTTGGGAGGGGTGGTCAACTATAAATGAGGGTTCAGCAGCAGTGTTTACATGCCTTAAAGAGCTTTCTATAATCAGTTGTCCAAAATTGATTAATGTCTCACTTCAAGCACTGCCTTCACTCAAGGTTCTTAAAATTGACAGATGTGGTGATGGTGTGTTGAGAAGTCTGGTTCAGGTAGCTTCTTCAGTCACTAAGTTGAGAATAAGTTCTATCTTAGGGCTTACATATAAGGTGTGGAGAGGAGTTATAaggtatcttaaggaagttgaaGAATTAAGTATCAGGGGATGTAATGAAATAAAATACTTGTGGGAATCAGAAACAGAGGCAAGTAAGCTTCTTGTGAGATTAAAGGAATTGAGTTTATGGGGATGTTCAGGTTTGGTAAGTTTAGAAGAGAAAGAGGAGGATGGCAATTTTGGGAGCAGCACCCTGTTATCTCTTAGAAGTTTGGATGTAAGTTATTGTAGTAGCATAAAGCGTTTATGCTGTCCAAATAGCATTGAGAGTTTGTATATTGGAGATTGTTCAGTTATTACAGATGTCTACCTCCCAAAAGAAGGAGGGAATAAGCTCAAATCACTTCGTATAAGAaattgtgataaacttgaggGAAAAATCAACAACACAAGCATGCCAATGCTTGAAACCCTACATATTTGGGCTTGGGAAAATCTAAGATCAATCAGTGAATTGAGTAACTCCACTCACCTCACCAGCCTGTATATAGAAAGTTGTCCACATATCGTGTCACTTCCAGAGCTTCAGCTATCAAACCTCACCCGTTTGGAAATTGGTAAATGTGACAATCTTGAGTCATTACCCGAGCTTTCAAACCTCACCAGTTTGTCAATTTGGACATGTGAAAGTCTGGAGTCATTATCTGAACTATCGAATCTCACCTTTTTGTCAATTAGTGATTGTAAACGTCTGGTGTCATTACCTGAGCTGAAGAATCTCGCCTTGTTAAAAGATCTGGTAATCAAAGAGTGTCCATGCATTGATGTTTCCATTCATTGTGTGCATTGGCCTCCCAAATTGTGTTCCCTTGAACTAGAAGGGTTGAAGAAGCCCATATCAGAGTGGGGGGATCTGAATTTTCCAACTTCCCTTGTTGACCTAACGTTATATGGTGAACCCCATGTGAGGAATTTTAGTCAGTTGTCCCACCTTTTCCCTTCTTCTCTTACATCTCTGGACATAACTGGATTTGATAATCTGGAATCACTTTCAACCGGACTCCAACACCTCACATCCCTTCAACATCTGGCCATTTTCAGCTGCCCAAAGGTGAACGATCTACCAGAGACGCTGTTACCTTCACTTTTGAGTTTGATAATTGGCAAATGCCCAAAATTGAAAGAAAGGTGTGAAGGAAGAGGCTCCCACTACTGGCCACTCATTTCTCATATCCCCTGCATCGACAATTGAAGACTAATTGAAATAAAGGTACATACATGTTTATTAAATATCAGTTAATAATTATTGCTAGACGTTGTTATAAATAAATAACCCTTaccttcttcttctttctctgtaGTCACTGGAAACAGATTTCCTGTCGTCAATACCAAATCACCGGATTTATAAAGCCATCACAGCTTTTCCGGCGACCTGTCAGGTAACAATTAACATCGCCAAACCTCTAATTATTTATTGTCAATGTTTTGGCTACTGGCTTCTTTCTAGTTTGGGCCTGTTTTAATGTTGGGAGCCCAACTTGTTTACAATTAAGGAATGTTATTTAGCCCAACATAATTCATAGTGTTCATTTGGGTGTTTAGCAAAACCAGCTCGGTTTGGTTAAAACCGTTTTGAGTCAAAATCGGTTCAGTCGTAAGCCGGTTATGAAGTAAAATATTTGATACAAGTCGGTTTGGGTCGCATTGAAAGAGTTTCACCTTTTTAAACCCCTAGTTTTCTAACATCAAAGAGTGTTGTTTGACCCTTGAATTTTTAAAATTGCAGTTAAAGAAAGAAGAAAATCATTCAAGGTTTCTTCAAATCAACAAAACAGATCCAAGACACATCGTAATTGTTGGAAAGGGCACTACGTCTACTGCGTTAACTTGGTTCACTTACATGCTTCAAACATCCTGAGATTCAAGATAAGGTTGCAACAGAAATCAAAGAAACAACAAAAATGAGAAACCATGCCACAAATGTTGTAGAATTTGCAAACGCTGTGAAAAAATGCAAAATCTTCATGCAGATTTCAACGGAACTATCAAGACTATCATGCAGTTCCAGTGGTATGCTATTTCAGATATTTAGCAATTTCTAATACTTCGACTTACAGGAGAGTCTCGTACATGTTAGGCCGACCCAAAGCTCTTTTTGtctaaaaattataaattataattatttttaataattaggGTCTCAACAAAAGAAGTAATATTTCAAAGATAGtctaatatttttattaaaataatttcAAGGatcttatttttaaaaaaatacactTTGGGTATCTTTATATCCTATAAAGATAAAAGTGAGGTAATTAAAATGTTGCAATTTTCATATGCTCTTGTTTACTAAGATGAAATGTTGGTTATGAGGTGAAGACAGGAGATACCGTACCATATCAGCCATACACAAGGATTAAGTTTGGTGTTTGTACCAGAAGatggtttcatcacattgttgcTTTCATCCAGAAAGCTCCTTTAAGTTTACAGCTTTGCAGGTTAGTACAACACAACCCATATCGATCATTTCTTTTTCATTCAGTTCATGTAACTAAACCCTTGATATGTAAAATTTTATGTGGTCCGGTTTAACAGTCAACCTTCAAGTTCTGTCATTTGACTAAAGCAAAAGTATCTAGATTATCATCAAATATATATTGTTTGTTTACGATTTTGACATGATTTACTGTTTTGATGCAGAAACACAAGCGGGACAGAATTTATTTGGCTCAAGAATCTGCGTATGTGCAGATGATCTTTGCTTCTATTTAGTTAAGTTGCTTCATTTTCAAGGTGAATGAAAACAAAAGTGCAAAGTACAGATTGATGCTTAATCTTCACATTGATGGTGATACAGAGTTGATCCATGATTTAGCACACTCGTATTTGGTGCGACTAGACACACGGAAGTGGACTGGAACATGGTTCAAGCTAAAAAGGGCATAACTTTCATTATGTTTGAAGTTATACGGGGGATAAGTAATGGACATCAACGTCTCAACGAGCCACACGCTTGGACAAATGCTATAGGCAGGTTTTACCGACTCTCGGCACCCAATTTCGACATCTAGAGCTCCAATTTTGAACTCAAGGTTTTCCCCAATTTTAGCAGTTTTAATTAATTTCGTCTGTTCGTAAAAAAACAGCTGGGTTTTTTTAACTAGATATTTATATGTTGTTTTTAGGCTGTTAATTTCAAGGAACCCTTGGAGCGGTTACAAGTTGCGTCTGATGGCACTTAGCGTTCATGGGCTAAGTTACGCACCTCTGATTGGAACTTATAACCAATGAAGAATTAATGGAAATTGCCTCTAATGGCAAGTTACCACTAATAAAGATAATGGAACTAGCCTATGATGTCAAGTTACCATCTGATGAAGATTAAGGAAACTTACCACTGAAGCAAGTTACCTCTAGTGAAGATTGATGAAGTCTCGCTAATGAAGAAGATGCCACATGTTGGTCACTTGTCAATTTCGTACATCTCAACAAGATAGCAAAACTAGCCTATGATGTCAAGTTAACATCTCTTGAGAGGATGTTATACGTAACTATCACTTGTCAATGTTATACATAATTGTCACTTGTCAAGTAGTTGAGTGTGAATTTGGTGCATGAACTTATGTGTGCAAACTTCAGAGAAAATTTGCAAGTCACCCAACCTTGCATAGCTAGGAAATCGTCTTGAATTTCAGTTGTAATTTGTGACTAGTTTTACATTATGTTTTGAAACATTCGATTTTAATTAATACCTCGTGCTTAGAACAATTGTTCTTCACTTCTTCTACTTCATTTATTGTTTTGTTCAATCGATTGAAATGGTGATACTTGACATAACGATTAACTAATATTTCATAGCAAACTAGGTAATAATCAATCTAGGGTATTCGCTAAGTCTTCGTTTGATTGTGATCCACAAAGTCAATCTCCCTACAACATTGAATTTCTTGGAAAGATGTAATTTTCTTGGTAGCAACTCGAAAAGCATCCATTCATGTTCAATGTCTTATAGTGAATCAATATATAAGGTAGACATGACCTGTAAAGTTTACAAAAATATTGTCCTAGGTTATTAATAGATTTATGTTACAACTAGTGAATGCAATTTAGATACTAAGAAGGCACAACTACTATAATGACATGATTGTTTGATACCCTATACTATTGCAACTTTAGTTTacaattttacaaaaatattgtcCTAGGTTATTAATAGATTTATGTTACAACTAGTGAATGCGATTTAGATAGTAAGAATGCACAACTACTATAATGACATGATTGTTTGATACCCAATACTATTGCAACTTTAGTTTACAATAATTGTTAGATATAATACACTTATATTATACTAAGCTagatagtattattattattaatattaggtTTAACATAAGTTAATTAGGGAAGACGGTTATTACCGAATGAAACCCTTGTGTATATGTATTTATGTATCTCAACAATATTCATTCTTATCAAGTCATATTCATATGAACTATTCTTCTTCATTCGGATAATCCTATATTCGAAAATCTCAAAATctaacaaagtggtatcagagccacatcgATTGAACTCGGAAACTGCACGCTTAAACAATCAACATGAATCAAGCACAAGGAATCCAAACACAGATCCCCAAATTCACCGGGCAAAATTATTACCACTGGCACATTCAAATCAAAGTATTATTTGAATCACAGGATCTGTGGAATATCATAGACGAGGGATTCAAAGAACTGGGTGCAAATCCAACCGAGGAGGCAACGGCAACGTACAAAGATGCAGTCAAGAAAGATAAACGAGCGCTGTATATTATCTTTCAATCGGTAAACGAAACAATATTCGAGCGTATTGCACTTGCAAAGACATCAAAAGAAGCGTGGAACATCCTGCACAAATCTTACAAAGGAGAAAATCGGGTAAAAAACATTAAACTTCAATCTCTTCGTAGTGAATTTGATGCACTTAGGATGAAAGAAGGAGAATCTATTGAAGATTATTTCAATAGAACAGTATTAATAGTAAATCAATTGCGTATGAATGAAGATAATATTAGTGAACAAAAGATAGTAGAAAAGATCCTGCGTAGTTTGACTCGTAATTATGAGTCGGTTGTGATTACAATAGAGGAAACGAAAGATTTACATGATGTTTCGACGGAAGAATTAATGGGAATTCTTCAATCTCACGAACTGAGATTAAAACGATACGATGATGTTCCGATTGAACATGCATTTCAAGTACAAAACTCTATCCAAGATAGATACAAGCCGACACGAAATGATGGTTCGATGAAACAGCGGAACAAAGGAAAGGGTCGAAATTGGAATAACATTCGATGTTATAATTGTCAAAGGCTCGGACATACAGCAAAATTCTGTCAAAAGAAGGATGAGGGTGAGAAACCGGATAATGTGTTAATACATAAAGATGATGAAAGTGATGAACATGAAGATACGATGTTCATGATATTTAATATGGAAGAGGCAGTCAAGGATGACTGTTGGTTTCTCGACAGTGGCTGTAGTAATCACATGACGGGGTGCAGGAGTTTATTCATCAATCTGGATGAATCCATAAAGAAAGAAGTAAGAACAGGAGATGACAAGAGATTAGAAGTTGTCGGTAGTGGAGAAGTGTCCGTCTCTTTTAAAGGAAAGGACCGGACGATACCAAATGTTTTCTTTGTAGAAGGTTTAAAACACAATCTTTTAAGCGTGGGACAATTACTAAATAAAGGATATACAATTTTGTTTCAAAAGGGTCGATGTTTTATAAAGGATGCAAATAGTGAAGTTATAGGAGATATTCGGATGACGAGTAATAAGATGTTTCCTCTACATCTGAGTAGTGACAAAAGTTTTGCTATGACAATGACAACAAAGTGTTCATCAACTCTATGGCACGAAAGATATGGACACGTGAATATGGATACACTTATAAACATGAGAAACAAGGGTCTTGTTTCCGGGTTGCCCAAAATCATGAAACAAGAAGACATATGTGAAGGGTGCATCTCAGGAAAACAAACAAGAAAGGTATTTCCAAAGAAATCGACATGGCAGGCTAGTAAACCATTACAGCTCGTGCATTCCGACATATGCGGACCAATGAAGACAGAATCAATAGGAGGTTGCAGGTATTTTATTACGTTTATCGATGATTACACAAGGAAAACCTGGGTGTATTTTCTAAAATACAAGTCGGAAGCCTTAACTTATTTCAAGTCTTTCAAAGTCTTAAATGAAAAACAATCTGATCATCTGGTCAAAACATTAAGATCAGATCGAGGGGGAGAATATTGTAGCAACGCGTTTCAAGAATATTTGAAGTCAAATGGGATAAGGCATCAACTCACAAATAGCTATTCCCCTCAACAAAACGGTGTGGCCGAGAGAAAAAACAGAACTTTGATGGAACTAAGTAGAAGTATGATGAACGCCAAACAATTAACAGATTGTTATTGGGCTGAAGCTGTAGCATGTGCTACCTACGTGTTAAATCGAACGGTGACCAAAACTAGACCAGATATGACACCCTATGAAGCATGGAATGGAAGCAAACCGAACGTCGAGCACCTTAGAGTATTCGGTTGTTTAGCTTATGTGCACATACCCAAACAACGTCGTAATAAGTTAAATATGAAAACAGAAAAGACTGTTTTTGTGGGATATAGTGATCGTAGCAAAGGATATAGATTATATAATCCACTTACGAAAAAGATTATAATCAGCCGAGATGTAGTGTTTGAAGAACAAAAGAGATGGGTTTCAATCTCTGAAACAAATAATGTGCCACTGGATATAACCGATGATGAAATAAGTCCGATTCAAAGAAACGAGAGTTCTGAAGGTGTTTCTGCAATACAAGAACAGTCGGAACAAAGTATGCCATCACCGTATGTAAGCGAAGAATCAAGTCCGAATGTGAGCAGTCACTCTCAAAACGAAGTATTATCAGCGACTAATCACTCACTAGAGCAAGAAGGCACATCATCATCGTCGGATTCAGAAAATGAAGTTATTCGCACTAAAAGTCTTAAAAGTGTATATCAAAATTCACGAGAATTGACTGAGGAGGAAGTGAAGCAGAAGTATAGTGAAGATCAAACGGTAAACTTTGTTCTCTATACAAGTTCTGACCCAACATCATATGAGGAAGCAAGCAAGGACCCAAGATGGACAGATGCAATGGACAAGGAAATCGAGTCAATACACAAAAATCAAACATGGGAACTTGTAGATCCTCCGTTACATCAAAAACCCATAGGTGTAAAGTGGATATATAAGACAAAGTATGATGAGAAAGGAAACATAGATAAATACAAGGCCAGATTAGTTGTTAAGGGATACAAGCAGAAATATGGGATCGATTATCAAGAGGTATTTGCTCCAGTAATCAGATTTGAGACAGTTAGACTAGTACTAGCCCTCGCAGCTCATCATGGATGGTACCTTCACCAAATGGACGTAAAAACAGCGTTCTTGAATGGAAAGTTAGAAGAACAAGTTTATATTGAACAACCTCAAGGGTATATCAAGAAAGGAGAAGAGAAAAAGGTATGTCACCTAAAACGTGCCCTATATGGGTTGAAACAAGCTCCGAGAGCATGGTACAGTCGAATAGATGCATATTTTATTCAGAATAAGTTCAAAAAGTGTATTTACGAACATACATTTTATATAAAGGACACAGAAGAAGGAAAACTAGTAGTATGCTTGTATGTAGATGACCTAATTCTAGCAAGCAGTTCAATGAGATTAATTACGGATTTCAAAGAGTCAATGAAAAAGGAATTCGAAATGACAGATATGGGACGCCTACATTACTTTCTTGGGGTAGAAGTAACTTATGAGAATGGAAATGTCAATCTTTCACAAAAGAAGTACATGAGAAATCTACTTGAAAAGTTCCGAATGACTGGGTGTAATACCGTATCCACACCAATGGAGTATGGTTTAAAACTATCAAAAGATGACCCAGAAGAATTTGTTGATGAAGGAGTATTTCGCAGTCTAGTCGGGAGTTTAATGTATCTAACCAACACGagaccagatattatgtttgcAGTATGCAAAGTAAGTAGGTTTATGGAGAATCCAAAGAAAAGTCATTGGGATGCTGCAAAACGTATACTGAAATACATCAAAGGGACTCAGGAGCAAGGAATTACATATTCGAAAGGAGGGAAGAAACAATTAGTGGGATTCAGTGACAGCGATTATGCTGGAAATATAGATGATAGTAAGAGCACCTCTGGATATATATTTCATTTAGGATCAGGCCCCATATCATGGCAATCCAAGAAACAAAAGGTGGTCGCATTGTCCTCAACAGAAGCAGAATACATGGCACTATCTCTCACAGGGTGTCAAGCGTTATGGATTAAAGGAATCTTAGATGATCTAGAAGGAAAACTAGATTATTCCATTCCAATATTTTGTGACAACAAGTCAACCATTTGCTTGGCAAGAGATCCAGTCTATCATGGGAAGAGCAAGCATATAAGAGTCAAATATCATTTCATTAGAGACTTGATCAAGAAAAGGGAAGTAGCAGTTATATTCTGTGCAACTAAAGATCAAATGGCGGATATTATGACAAAAGCATTGCAACCAAAGGACTTCTTGCGGTTGAAGAATCTGCTACACTTAAATCTGAAGTAatctagcttacgggagggtGTTAGATATAATACACTTATATTATACTAAGCTagatagtattattattattaatattaggtTTAACATAAGTTAATTAGGGAAGACGGTTATTACCGAATGAAACCCTTGTGTATATGTATTTATGTATCTCAACAATATTCATTCTTATCAAGTCATATTCATATGAACTATTCTTCTTCATTCGGATAATCCTATATTCGAAAATCTCAAAATCTAACAATAATAACATTAGATGCAGGTAATGAGGTAACAGAACAAAAGTAATCATAAAAGTCAAACCTGAATGAAAAGAATTATCATCAAGAGATCACAAAAACCAAACACATATCAagaaatttatataaaaaaaacagcAGGTCAAACTCCAATCAAGAAATTAAACAAGAAAGCATCAtaaatgttggtgcacttgtgtctgtactttgtctgtattcggtctgtatgtaaacgatgtccaaagtcagtctgtaagttgaccaagtcaactatcctcctagtttgacttggacaacatgatgttgtctggatcgaaggatagcctcgaaggatacaactgatccttcgaggtgctcgaaagatatggttcgatcatggttcaaccattagacatcgaaggatgatccttcgatgtccatgttgatcgttcgagctccctgtcatcgatagatgatccttcggaccatctatcgagtcCTTCGACCAGATCtgctatgtatgggtataaatacccatgcaatgtgtgagtgttagatagatgcacacttagagagatagagagcattctgctgaaaacacacacacacacttgagagtttacatctttggttttgtaaacattgtgcttgtaaccgtaaaccttcatacgtattaatacagtggtgttaatcggtgaacttagtgtgttcttgtgtttgttcttgcttcatcccggtttgcctactagcttggattccgcactcgctagtgggttagtataacaaggtttaggtttgttctcgatcctccgagaaaaagggacctacaagtggtatcagagcctcgctctttaccttgtttaaaaccggtttgttcaagttcttggtgtgtttgaacacttggtttagcacccgtttttggtggttctcttgcttgtttaaactgaaaaacggttactaaaccttcgggagtgttcagggtcggtttgggtaatcataaaatttgttttgtgaaactttgatttttccggtcATTTTTCCGGTGGTATCTCCGGTGACTGTTCTAGATAGGGTTGTGTccatttttggtaatatttttgaaagtcaaaaggttggtgaaaaggtgtgtctgaacatacctttctgccgaaagttggtacaccaacctgtcacttttctCACCAACCCATCAGTACTTTCGGCAGTGTGTCAGAcatcgaaagataactttcgagctcgaaggatcatccttcgatcaaggagattcgaaagataaccatccttcgaacatccttcgaagtcagtgtgttatccttcgagtcaaggaatcttttcgatagatacatccttcgagacactgttcattacgaaagataaggatccttcgtgttgggtgaatctttcaaggttatctttcgaggttattgttcgagccatcaacagtgatccttcgaacactgttgattcttcgaacaagtgtcatctttcgagacctgtgttcgaaacataaggagaatctttcgaaattatctttcgaaagataaggatccttcgtataagtcaatctttcgaagtcatccttcgaagtttttgttcgaaactcaacaaggatctttcgaaccctgttgatcattcgaacaaatattgatctttcgaacaggtttTCATCTTTCAATCCTTATCTGTTTTACtcttaacagtttgtggtgtgtaggtttgATAAtttatatttgatcaaaatgagctgtacaagtccatgggattggagtttggactcacgaaaCAATCAAGAGTTAGtgactgctgcagattgggcaaaaaGTATGGTTCCacagccatcaatcagtccaagtcaatgggctttggtatccaatcaaagtcaaagtcttcaaaaccttctgattagtgaaagtGAAACTGGCAGCAACAACCGTCCACCTAAGTTGAAtcatatgaacgattttccatcatggaaaaaccgttttcacacatatgttcaagggcaaagcactgatctttggacgtgtttcatcaatgcgttcaatactaatctagagactgctgcgtcaacttcagagggttatgcaaatatgcttgaaaatgacaagaaggcttatgaattggagaaaaaggcctttgccacacttactcaagcactcaacaaagacatctaccatcagttctcttattgcaagaccacgaaagcattgtgggatgccttagttgctagaggagaaggcaatgcagctgctcgaaaatctcggcatgatctgttgaagaaagagtttgagtcctttcagtttttggaaaatgagactctgaatgatatgatcacacgtttctatcatttgattagtgagatgtgtgcttatggagttgttgctactcaacaagaaatggtgagtag
This genomic interval carries:
- the LOC110900159 gene encoding putative disease resistance protein RGA4; translated protein: MAETLANELLKVLVKKLTDEAFKRVARAHGIYNELKELKKTLSRIQDLLQDASQKEVTHKSVKEWLNALQHLAYDIDDVLDDVATEAMRRELTLQQEPAASTSMVRKLIPSCCTNFSLTHRLSPKLDSINRDLENLEKRKTDLGLLKIDEKPKYTSRRNETSLPDGSSVIGREVEKEKLLNKLLGDDGSSKENFSIVPIVGMGGVGKTTLARILYNHTKVQSHFELHVWICVSDDFDVFKISKTMFQDVSNENKNFENLNQLHMALTNQLKNKRFLLVLDDVWHENENDWENLVRPFHSCAPGSRIIMTTRKEELLKNLHFGHLDSLKSLSHEDALSLFALHALGVENFNSHTTLKPHGEGIVKKCAGLPLALKAIGRLLGTRTNVEDWEDVLNSEIWNLENSDKIVPALRLSYHDLSADLKQLFAYCSLFPKDYLFDKEELVLLWMAEGFLSPSNATKSPERLGQEYFEILLSRSFFQHAPNDESLFIMHDLMNDLAMLVAEEFFLRFDNHMKIGTDDLAKYRHMSFSREKYVGYHKFEAFKGAKSLRTLLAVSIDVDQIWGNFFLSSKILVDLLPSLTLLRVLSLSRFRITEVPEFIGGLKHLRYLNLSRTRIKALPENIGNLYNLQTLIVFGCKSLTKLPESFSKLKKLLHFDTRDTPLLEKLPLGIGELGSLQTLTRIIIEGDDGFAINELKGLTNLHGKVSLEGLHKVQSAKHAREANLSLKKITGLKLQWVDVFDGSRMDTHEEEVLNELKPNSHTLKTLSVVSYGGTQISNWVGDCSFHELVNVSIRGCKRCTSLPPFGLLPSLKRLQIQGMDEVKIIGLELTGNDVNAFRSLEVLIFQDMSVWEGWSTINEGSAAVFTCLKELSIISCPKLINVSLQALPSLKVLKIDRCGDGVLRSLVQVASSVTKLRISSILGLTYKVWRGVIRYLKEVEELSIRGCNEIKYLWESETEASKLLVRLKELSLWGCSGLVSLEEKEEDGNFGSSTLLSLRSLDVSYCSSIKRLCCPNSIESLYIGDCSVITDVYLPKEGGNKLKSLRIRNCDKLEGKINNTSMPMLETLHIWAWENLRSISELSNSTHLTSLYIESCPHIVSLPELQLSNLTRLEIGKCDNLESLPELSNLTSLSIWTCESLESLSELSNLTFLSISDCKRLVSLPELKNLALLKDLVIKECPCIDVSIHCVHWPPKLCSLELEGLKKPISEWGDLNFPTSLVDLTLYGEPHVRNFSQLSHLFPSSLTSLDITGFDNLESLSTGLQHLTSLQHLAIFSCPKVNDLPETLLPSLLSLIIGKCPKLKERCEGRGSHYWPLISHIPCIDN